A single region of the Drosophila miranda strain MSH22 chromosome 2, D.miranda_PacBio2.1, whole genome shotgun sequence genome encodes:
- the LOC108154971 gene encoding rabankyrin-5: protein MGCNDAASVQKLENHLALLKEEYTKLQRSYAELERKFNEVVASSADAELTGELSSFVSRLALTVASLFGRPTYSDVNIRTSAKTVPAHKFVLHARSEKWRDDVLGSTQELDWSDLDEDVVMALLRWIYTDLIDLQHDRLALDLLKAAHRFGLPALLGLCERALVASVGVRSCVRFYCVAEEVAASTLLEYCSGIISTHWDDLTAQDFEHMSGPLLFKMLKNKTKYPLHAAVRLLREDVVFLCLVENDDALPELVNSLSEQGQLPLQMALSAKNSQIAQTLVKNGRANVNAYDAKGSTLLIDALKKGDVFSAKFLLDQNCFLDLISRPSSDTVLHIICSYVESQTDRETFEQINELGKNILQRKANVNIQNVRGETPLHVAIASQNTIMLSQLLDVPNIDINMCTFDEKCALELCLTLEDVDYKLAHKLLKMGARPNPIKSATGDSLLQILAIGGQRFEEAAIFLADFASLDHLNFSGLSALHIAASQNMSNLVKKLLTNGAPCNLQTTETGMKSALHMAVEANAVGAIEAFAEVEVNGTEVPDFNCKDINGDSPLSLCLSLNKTHLVSILIKGGADVNARNRDDFTLLHQSIINSDSDTALFLIENGADINAVAGKKDSALQLSIKKNLPKVVDALCARGVALNAADGKGDAPLWTALELEFEEVAQVLVRHGVDTDCWSEGPDGCQQTLLHRAIDENKESIAVFLIRSQCDLDSARQPGPNGEGGDEVREKASPLHLCCQWGLTKVLQTLIDHGANVNVLDAEKKTPLHISIENQHEEIITILLCHPGIDLKLRDISGNTPFASALAIRNHKAAQRILDRLPTAAEQMDQRGRNFLHLAIMKDDLESVLFLLAIQVDVNSRVHDANQSTPLHLAAASENEMITRNLLLAGARINERDAVQKIPLHIAIERGNISAVSALIQNSADYDAPDAEGNNALHLAVRGGQLSIVRELLTESRVNAEATNLKGRNPMHELCRVVEDNTAAAICELFFECMPKYPINTPDMDGNTPLLLSFMRGQAPLCKVLVKAGACLGTENREGINIFNFKLATDQLLHKLLDQLPQESPWAESDLCQECTTKFSITMRKHHCRHCGRVLCSKCSSNDVPIIKFGINKPVRVCSVCFNVLQCGNGAFL from the exons ATGG GTTGCAACGACGCAGCGTCCGTTCAAAAGCTGGAAAACCATTTGGCGTTATTAAAGGAAGAATATACAAAGTTGCAGCGTAGTTATGCGGAACTAGAACGAAAGTTTAACGAAGTTGTTGCCTCATCAGCGGATGCAGAGCTCACTGGAGAGCTCAGTAGTTTTGTCTCCAGACTAGCATTGACAGTGGCTTCATTGTTTGGGCGTCCGACCTATTCGGATGTTAACATCCGAACAAGCGCAAAAACAGTTCCAGCACATAAGTTTGTCCTCCATGCACGATCTGAGAAATGGCGCGACGATGTATTGGGCAGCACTCAAGAGCTCGACTGGAGCGATCTAGATGAAGATGTTGTCATGGCTCTGTTGCGTTGGATTTATACAGATTTAATTGATTTACAGCACGACCGATTGGCATTAGATCTACTTAAAGCTGCGCATCGATTTGGGTTACCTGCCCTTTTAGGCCTGTGTGAGCGAGCACTAGTAGCTTCGGTTGGAGTGAGATCTTGCGTACGATTTTATTGTGTGGCCGAAGAAGTGGCAGCCTCAACGCTCCTAGAATATTGTTCCGGCATTATATCAACACACTGGGATGACCTAACAGCCCAAGACTTTGAACATATGTCTGGACCATTACTGTTTAAAATGCTTAAGAATAAAACCAAATATCCACTACATGCTGCAGTGAGACTCCTGAGGGAAGACGTCGTGTTCCTATGTCTTGTGGAGAATGATGACGCA CTACCAGAGTTGGTAAACAGTTTGTCTGAGCAAGGGCAACTGCCGCTTCAAATGGCCCTATCGGCGAAAAATTCCCAGATAGCTCAAACACTTGTGAAAAACGGAAGGGCCAATGTTAATGCGTATGATGCCAAG GGATCCACGCTACTAATTGATGCTTTAAAAAAAGGCGATGTTTTTTCAGCGAAATTTCTTTTGGATCAAAATTGTTTTTTAGATCTTATATCCAG ACCTTCTTCAGATACCGTGCTTCATATCATATGCAGTTACGTTGAGAGTCAGACAGACCGCGAGACATTCGAACAAATAAATGAACTGGGGAAAAACATTTTACAGCGCAAAGCTAACGTTAACATTCAAAATGTTCGGGGCGAAACACCTTTGCACGTTGCGATCGCAAGCCAAAATACCATAATGCTAAGTCAACTACTTGATGTGCCTAATATCGACATTAACATGTGCACTTTCGATGAAAAGTGCGCACTTGAACTATGTTTGACGTTGGAGGACGTAGATTACAAGTTGGCTCACAAACTGCTCAAAATGGGCGCACGTCCAAACCCTATTAAATCTGCAACTGGAGACAGCCTGCTTCAGATACTCGCTATTGGTGGCCAACGCTTCGAGGAAGCCGCCATATTTTTGGCAGACTTTGCTAGTCTCGACCATTTAAACTTTTCTGGACTATCTGCTTTACACATTGCAGCCAGCCAAAATATGTCCAACCTAGTAAAAAAATTGCTTACAAATGGTGCACCGTGTAATTTGCAAACAACTGAAACCGGAATGAAATCAGCTCTACATATGGCAGTCGAAGCAAATGCCGTTGGTGCAATAGAAGCTTTTGCTGAGGTGGAAGTCAATGGAACAGAAGTTCCTGATTTCAACTGCAAAGATATAAATGGCGACTCGCCGCTTAGTCTATGCTTATCTCTGAATAAAACACATCTGGTCTCCATTCTTATAAAAGGAGGCGCGGATGTAAACGCAAGAAATAGAGACGACTTTACCCTGTTGCATCAATCAATAATCAACAGCGATAGTGACACGGCCCTATTTTTAATAGAGAATGGTGCAGATATAAACGCGGTGGCAG GTAAAAAGGATTCCGCGTTGCAGTTGTCCATTAAAAAAAACCTCCCAAAAGTTGTGGATGCGTTGTGCGCACGGGGAGTTGCACTCAATGCCGCCGATGGCAAAGGGGATGCGCCATTGTGGACTGCTTTGGAATTAGAATTCGAGGAAGTTGCACAGGTACTTGTGCGGCATGGCGTTGATACAGACTGTTGGAGCGAAGGTCCTGATGGATGCCAGCAGACGCTCCTACATCGCGCAATAGATGAGAATAAAGAGTCTATTGCGGTATTTCTTATTCGCAGCCAATGTGACCTGGACTCCGCCCGTCAACCAGGCCCGAATGGCGAAGGTGGAGACGAGGTTCGAGAAAAAGCATCTCCATTGCATCTCTGTTGTCAATGGGGTCTAACCAAAGTACTTCAGACTCTAATTGATCATGGAGCTAATGTAAACGTACTGGATGCTGAGAAAAAGACGCCTCTTCACATATCGATTGAAAACCAACACGAAGAGATAATAACAATTCTTCTTTGTCACCCTGGTATAGATCTAAAGTTACGTGATATATCTGGAAACACACCTTTCGCATCCGCTTTGGCCATACGCAACCACAAGGCCGCACAGCGCATATTAGATCGACTTCCTACTGCGGCGGAGCAAATGGATCAGCGTGGGCGCAACTTTTTGCATTTAGCAATCATGAAAGATGATTTAGAAagcgttttgtttttgctagCTATACAGGTAGATGTCAATTCACGTGTGCACGATGCCAACCAATCTACACCCTTGCATCTGGCAGCTGCTTCCGAAAACGAAATGATCACTCGGAATTTACTTTTAGCTGGTGCCCGTATAAATGAGCGGGATGCTGTTCAAAAGATACCGCTGCACATTGCAATTGAGCGGGGAAATATTTCAGCTGTGTCTGCATTGATCCAAAACAGTGCAGACTACGATGCACCTGATGCCGAAGGTAACAATGCCTTGCACCTGGCGGTGCGCGGTGGTCAGCTTTCAATTGTCCGTGAGCTTTTGACGGAGTCTAGGGTAAACGCTGAGGCAACAAATTTAAAAGGACGCAATCCGATGCATGAACTGTGCCGTGTGGTAGAGGACAACACTGCGGCGGCCATTTGTGAGCTGTTTTTTGAATGTATGCCAAAGTATCCCATCAACACTCCTGACATGGATGGTAATACGCCGTTACTGCTTTCCTTCATGCGTGGCCAGGCACCTCTTTGCAAAGTCCTTGTAAAAGCTGGGGCATGTTTGGGTACTGAAAATAGGGAAGGaattaatatttttaatttcaaaCTTGCCACAGATCAACTTCTCCATAAGTTGTTGGACCAACTGCCACAGGAGAGTCCGTGGGCAGAGTCCGACTTGTGCCAAGAATGTACCACAAAGTTTTCTATTACAATGCGAAAACACCATTG TCGGCATTGTGGACGCGTCTTGTGCTCCAAGTGTTCCAGCAACGATGTGCCTATTATTAAATTCGGAATAAATAAGCCAGTCAGGGTTTGCAGCGTTTGTTTTAATGTACTGCAATGTGGAAATGGAGCATTTTTGTAG
- the LOC108154973 gene encoding uncharacterized protein LOC108154973 has protein sequence MACSPQSGSRGYILNGVFSFFVAVTLGKGSVADILQCYKCSVTIEKYVVENRTITTPLCSKFEENAGYTTHCPYSTMCLKTISILHLQNGQKQEAVTRGCAQQKNTTQIFRNKQWEQEHLVQEVYDEGCTEVKDNHLAGSAKVHCYCRGELCNKSSLPRIDPNMGILIVLLQALWLMHSPST, from the exons ATGGCATGCAGTCCTCAATCCGGTAGCAGAGGCTACATATTAAACGGAGTATTTTCATTTTTCGTTGCAGTAACGTTGG GAAAAGGTTCAGTAGCTGATATCCTACAATGTTATAAGTGCTCCGTAACTATAGAAAAATACGTCGTAGAAAACCGAACAATTACGACCCCCTTGTGCTCGAAATTTGAGGAGAACGCTGGTTACACGACCCACTGCCCATACTCAACAATGTGcttgaaaacaatttcaattttaCACTTGCAGAATGGTCAAAAGCAAGAAGCTGTGACAAGAGGATGTGCCCAGCAAAAGAATACCACTCAG ATATTCCGCAACAAACAGTGGGAACAAGAGCATCTAGTCCAGGAAGTGTACGATGAAGGTTGCACAGAAGTAAAGGACAATCACTTGGCGGGTTCAGCAAAGGTACACTGTTACTGCCGCGGAGAACTATGCAACAAATCAAGTCTGCCTCGCATTGACCCAAATATGGGGATCCTGATTGTTTTGCTTCAAGCCTTGTGGCTCATGCATTCTCCAAGTACCTAA